agggaactcaagggattgggactaaacagctgtgtagccttaagaaaaccactcgtcagtgaggctaaccggcaaaaacggcttcaatttgctagggagcataaagattggactctggagcaatggaagaaggtcatgtggtctgatgagtccagatttaccctgttccagagtgatgggcgcatcagggtaagaagagaggcggctgaagtgatgcacccatcatgcctagtgcctaccgtaccagcctgtgggggcagcgctatgatctggggtcgctgcagtcggtcagggtctaggttcagcaacgttatgttcccaaagaatgaggtcagctgaccacctgaatatactgaaccaccaggttattccatcaatggatttgtTCTTCCCTGATTCCCTATTCGAcctaaaaacagcacaaaggaGCAAATTAGTCCCCTTTCatccccaatttagtcatatccgattccctATTGTGAATCCGCTGTCGCTTGCTCAATCCTTGATCCGAGACGTGTCCAATCTGCTGCCGCTTCTCGTCACCTACCAGTTCTGGGTTCccacagagagccgtatcgcGTACAGAtatgtttggtttgttttgtttacattcccTTCACGTTTGGGGTTCTCGGCTCTGCCGTgcagccaccgttgggcccctgagcgaggccccgTACTCTCTCAGTTTCGGGGATGGCCGACCCTGCACTcggaccccagcttccaaagaagaaagaatttctatatgataaataaaggcattttattttattctattcaatttaaaaacagcacaaaggaGCAAGTTGTTCCCTTTTtattcccaatttagtcatatccgattcccGATTGTGAATCCGCTGTCGCTTGCAGACCCGCAGAGCTAAAGCAGgagagcccccccccccccaccgaGACGTATCCAATCCGCGGCCGCTTCTGGTCACCTACCAGTGTTTTGTTTACGTTTCCTTCACGTTTGGGGTTCTCGGCTCTgccgtgcagccactgttgggcccctgagcgaggccccttACTCTCAGTTTTAgggatggctgaccctgcgctcagcTCCACAAAGGAGCAAGTTTTTCCCCTTTTATTTccgatttagtcatatccaattccctattGTACAACCCTGATCTGATCGAGAAGTGTCAGATCACCGGGGGAGACGTATCCAATCTGctgccgcttcttatcacctaccAGTGTCGGGTTCCTACAGAGAGCCGTAtcgcgtacagagagccacgctaagctctatgtaaccccccacccccacccctcaGTCCCAAAGATTGCATATCGACGCTGCCAACCTTCCCCTACATCTAACACgaccaatcgtgtctgtgtggacgcccggccagGTCAGCGTCTccgccgagattcgaacctgtgACTATAAATGCTCCGTAGTGGTGCGCCACCGCAGTCAACCACCCGAGCGCCCTCAGGATTTCTAATATGCGTAAAAAATTGTAAtctagtagatctcttagatcagAAGAACCTGAAAGAAACCAGCACTGACATCAGAGAAACTCCAAATCTCAAACCCCCAGGATCGAACCCTGAGCTGTGCACCACCCACACACTATTTAATAACCtcacaaacatcaaacacaaacaaacgaGACCCCAGAACCCCACAGTTCGAGTCCTCCAGCGCCTCCTCACTCCGCCCGCCGTCTCTCCATCGCCGCCACTCGTTCCTCCAGGTTCACCAGCCGCTTCTCCACATGGCTGGCGTCGCCCGCGCTCCGCCCCCTGGTGGCTACGCTCCACGCCGCGCTGAGCGCCACCAGCCAGCACAGGCGAACCGCCGTGGTTTCGTCCGAGGCGCCGTGGTCGCTGATGATCCTGACGAAGATCCACAGCAACGCCACCACCTTCAGCATCCAGAACGTCCGCCGCACGAAGGCCACGCCCACACGCAGCGCGGCGTACAGCAGCCAGTAACCGATCACGGCCAGGAGcccccactgcgccacctgggtcaTGCCCTGAGGGGTGAAGCGAGGGATGTAGATGGGGTCTGGAACACCAGAGAGAAAAAAGCATTATCAGATCAACATCttatctaatagatccctcaccctcacagatccacatctaatagatccctcaccctcacacgcaccatcagatccacatctaatctaatagatccctcaccctcacacgcaccatcagatccacatctaatagatccctcaccctcacacgcaccaccagatccacatctaatagatccctcaccctcacacgcaccatcagatcaacatctaatagatccctcaccctcacacgcaccatcagatccacatctaatagatccctcaccctcacacgcaccaccAGAGCCACATCTAACAGattcctcaccctcacacgcaccatcagatccacatctaacagatccctcactctcacatgcaccatcagatccacatctaacagatccc
The nucleotide sequence above comes from Trichomycterus rosablanca isolate fTriRos1 chromosome 8, fTriRos1.hap1, whole genome shotgun sequence. Encoded proteins:
- the si:dkey-74k8.3 gene encoding uncharacterized protein si:dkey-74k8.3, which codes for MTPAPRFLFLVLAVLPALCSGKDPENGSRLAELVGTGRQCVESVLGSQTIELCCTVWNMALQFVAEGAAAGLNVIAVYVAEILRATGLADPIYIPRFTPQGMTQVAQWGLLAVIGYWLLYAALRVGVAFVRRTFWMLKVVALLWIFVRIISDHGASDETTAVRLCWLVALSAAWSVATRGRSAGDASHVEKRLVNLEERVAAMERRRAE